A DNA window from Bacteroides cellulosilyticus contains the following coding sequences:
- a CDS encoding HU family DNA-binding protein produces the protein MNKSELINAMAAESGLTKTDSKKALDAFMAAITKALKAGDKVSLVGFGTFSVSERAARQGINPSTKQSITIPAKKVAKFKPGMELTLVVE, from the coding sequence ATGAATAAGTCAGAACTTATCAACGCTATGGCAGCAGAGTCCGGTTTGACAAAAACGGATTCTAAGAAAGCATTAGATGCTTTCATGGCAGCAATCACGAAAGCCCTAAAGGCTGGTGACAAAGTATCATTGGTTGGCTTCGGTACGTTCTCTGTATCAGAGAGAGCAGCACGTCAGGGCATTAATCCTTCTACCAAACAGAGTATTACGATTCCTGCAAAGAAAGTTGCTAAGTTTAAACCTGGTATGGAGTTGACTTTGGTCGTCGAATAA
- the argS gene encoding arginine--tRNA ligase yields MNIEDKLVASVINGLKALYGQDVPAAQVQLQKTKKEFEGHLTLVVFPFLRMSKKGPEQTAQEIGEYLKANEPSIAAFNVIKGFLNLTIASSAWIELLNDIHVDKQYGIVAATDNSPLVMIEYSSPNTNKPLHLGHVRNNLLGNALANIVMANGNKVVKTNIVNDRGIHICKSMLAWSKYGNGETPESSGKKGDHLVGDYYVAFDKHYKAEVKELTAKFQSEGATEEEAKAKAEAASPLMNEAREMLVKWEANDPEVRALWTKMNNWVYEGFDETYRKMGVSFDKIYYESNTYLEGKEKVIEGLEKGFFYKKEDGSVWADLTAEGLDHKLLLRADGTSVYMTQDIGTAKLRFADYPIDKMIYVVGNEQNYHFQVLSILLDKLGFEWGKSLVHFSYGMVELPEGKMKSREGTVVDADDLMEEMISTAKETSNELGKLDGLSQEEADNIARIVGLGALKYFILKVDARKNMTFNPKESIDFNGNTGPFIQYTYARIQSVMRKAAEAGIVIPAEIPVGIELSEKEEGLIQMVADFAAVVKQAGADYSPSIIANYTYDLVKEYNQFYHDFSILREENEAVKVFRLALSENIAKVVRISMGLLGIEVPDRM; encoded by the coding sequence ATGAATATAGAAGATAAACTGGTAGCGTCCGTCATCAACGGACTGAAAGCGCTGTATGGACAGGACGTGCCTGCCGCACAGGTGCAACTGCAAAAAACCAAGAAAGAATTTGAGGGACACCTCACGCTGGTAGTTTTTCCTTTCCTGCGCATGTCGAAGAAAGGACCGGAGCAGACAGCACAGGAGATTGGCGAATACCTGAAAGCTAACGAGCCTTCGATAGCCGCATTCAATGTGATCAAAGGTTTCCTGAACCTGACTATCGCTTCTTCCGCCTGGATTGAATTGTTGAATGACATTCATGTTGATAAGCAATACGGTATTGTTGCTGCCACGGATAATTCTCCGTTGGTGATGATCGAATATTCTTCACCCAATACCAACAAGCCACTTCACCTGGGACATGTACGCAATAATCTTCTGGGTAATGCTTTAGCCAACATTGTGATGGCAAATGGCAATAAAGTGGTAAAAACAAATATTGTCAACGATCGTGGTATTCATATTTGTAAGTCCATGCTGGCCTGGTCCAAATATGGTAACGGTGAAACACCCGAATCATCCGGAAAGAAGGGGGACCATTTGGTAGGCGATTATTACGTAGCTTTTGATAAGCACTATAAAGCTGAAGTGAAGGAATTGACGGCTAAATTTCAGTCTGAAGGTGCGACGGAAGAAGAAGCTAAAGCAAAGGCTGAAGCCGCTTCTCCTCTAATGAATGAAGCCCGCGAAATGCTGGTGAAGTGGGAAGCTAATGATCCGGAAGTGCGTGCACTTTGGACTAAAATGAATAACTGGGTGTATGAAGGATTTGATGAAACTTACCGTAAAATGGGTGTAAGTTTTGACAAAATATATTACGAGTCAAATACCTATCTTGAAGGGAAAGAGAAGGTGATAGAGGGCCTTGAAAAGGGGTTCTTCTATAAAAAAGAAGATGGTTCCGTATGGGCTGACCTTACTGCTGAAGGTTTGGATCATAAGTTGCTACTACGTGCTGATGGGACTTCTGTTTATATGACTCAGGATATAGGTACAGCTAAATTACGTTTTGCTGATTATCCTATTGACAAGATGATTTATGTAGTAGGCAACGAACAGAACTATCATTTCCAGGTACTTTCCATCCTGCTTGACAAGCTTGGATTTGAGTGGGGAAAGAGTCTCGTACATTTCTCTTATGGTATGGTGGAATTGCCCGAAGGTAAGATGAAAAGCCGCGAAGGCACAGTGGTAGATGCTGATGATTTGATGGAAGAAATGATTAGTACTGCCAAAGAAACTTCTAATGAATTGGGCAAGCTGGATGGTCTGTCTCAGGAAGAAGCTGACAATATCGCTCGTATTGTTGGTTTGGGCGCCTTGAAATATTTCATCCTCAAGGTAGATGCCCGTAAGAATATGACGTTCAATCCGAAAGAGTCAATTGACTTTAATGGAAATACAGGTCCGTTCATTCAATATACGTATGCGCGTATTCAATCTGTAATGCGTAAGGCTGCTGAAGCCGGTATTGTAATTCCGGCTGAAATTCCTGTTGGTATTGAGTTGAGTGAGAAAGAAGAAGGCCTTATTCAGATGGTAGCCGACTTTGCTGCTGTAGTGAAGCAGGCAGGTGCGGATTACAGTCCCTCTATTATTGCCAACTATACTTATGACCTGGTGAAAGAATACAATCAGTTCTATCATGATTTTAGCATTCTGCGTGAAGAGAATGAGGCTGTGAAAGTTTTCCGTCTCGCTTTGTCGGAAAATATAGCGAAGGTAGTTCGCATCAGCATGGGCTTGCTGGGTATTGAAGTGCCGGATAGAATGTAA
- the topA gene encoding type I DNA topoisomerase, whose translation MPKNLVIVESPAKAKTIEKFLGKDFKVLSSYGHIRDLKKKEFSIDVEKNFEPDYEIPEDKKALVKTLKAEAKDADTVWLASDEDREGEAIAWHLYEVLKLEPEHTKRIVFHEITKTAILKAIEQPRNIDINLVNAQQARRILDRIVGFELSPVLWKKVKPALSAGRVQSVAVRLIVEREREIHAFQSEASYKVTAVFLVPDTDGKLVEMKAELARRLKTKAEAQKLLESCQSAIFTIEDITTRPVKKSPAAPFTTSTLQQEAARKLGFTVAQTMMVAQRLYESGRITYMRTDSVNLSELAINGSKEAIANMMGDKYVHPRHFSTKTKGAQEAHEAIRPTYMENAQIEGSAQEKKLYDLIWKRTIASQMADAELEKTTATISISNTSEAFSATGEVVKFDGFLRVYRESYDDDVEQEDETHLLPPLKKGQKLEYQNITATERFTQHPPRYTEASLVRKLEELGIGRPSTYAPTISTVQQREYVEKGDKTGEERSYNVITLNKNKITDATRTEITGAEKAKLLPTDTGTVVTDFLTQYFPSIMDYNFTANVEKQFDEIAEGDTKWTTIMKTFYKTFHPSVESTLAAKNAHKTGERVLGDDPVSGKPVSVKIGRFGPVVQIGSAEDEEKPRFSPLKKGQSIETITLEEAMDLFKLPRILGEHEGKTVTVNAGRFGPYIYYGGTYTSLPKGVDPMEIELGEALELIKEKAEAEAKKHLKKFDEEPELEIMNGRYGPYIAYKGSNYKIPKDIVPEDLNLDACMEIIKLQSEKAASAPAKPKRGKYTKKKA comes from the coding sequence ATGCCAAAAAACCTTGTCATTGTCGAATCACCGGCAAAAGCAAAAACAATTGAAAAGTTCCTGGGAAAAGATTTTAAGGTTCTTTCCAGCTATGGTCATATACGCGACTTGAAGAAGAAAGAATTCAGCATTGACGTTGAAAAAAACTTTGAACCGGACTATGAAATTCCGGAAGATAAGAAAGCACTGGTTAAGACACTGAAAGCTGAAGCAAAAGACGCTGATACCGTATGGTTGGCTTCCGATGAGGACCGCGAGGGAGAAGCCATCGCCTGGCACTTGTATGAAGTATTAAAACTGGAACCGGAACATACCAAACGTATCGTATTCCATGAAATCACCAAAACCGCTATACTGAAAGCTATCGAGCAACCACGCAATATTGATATCAATCTTGTCAATGCCCAGCAGGCACGCCGCATTCTTGACCGTATTGTAGGTTTTGAACTTTCTCCCGTATTATGGAAAAAAGTGAAACCTGCACTCTCTGCCGGACGTGTACAATCCGTAGCCGTACGACTCATTGTAGAGCGCGAACGTGAAATACATGCTTTCCAAAGTGAAGCATCTTATAAAGTCACTGCTGTTTTCCTTGTTCCCGACACTGACGGAAAACTCGTTGAGATGAAGGCGGAACTTGCACGCCGCCTTAAGACCAAAGCTGAGGCGCAGAAGCTCTTGGAAAGCTGCCAATCGGCAATATTTACCATTGAAGATATTACGACACGTCCGGTAAAGAAGAGCCCGGCTGCACCGTTCACTACTTCTACTTTGCAACAGGAAGCCGCACGCAAACTTGGCTTCACTGTAGCACAAACGATGATGGTAGCCCAACGGCTGTATGAATCAGGACGTATTACTTATATGCGTACCGACTCCGTAAACTTATCGGAACTCGCCATCAACGGCAGCAAAGAAGCCATTGCCAATATGATGGGAGACAAATACGTACATCCACGCCACTTCAGCACCAAGACCAAAGGAGCACAAGAAGCGCATGAGGCTATCCGTCCCACATATATGGAGAATGCACAGATAGAAGGCAGTGCACAAGAAAAGAAACTCTACGATCTGATCTGGAAACGTACCATTGCTTCTCAAATGGCAGATGCCGAACTGGAAAAGACAACAGCAACCATCAGTATAAGCAATACATCCGAGGCTTTCAGTGCCACGGGAGAAGTTGTGAAATTCGACGGTTTCCTGCGTGTATACAGAGAATCTTATGATGACGATGTGGAACAGGAAGATGAAACTCATCTGCTGCCACCGCTAAAGAAAGGCCAGAAGTTAGAGTACCAAAACATTACTGCCACCGAACGCTTTACACAACATCCACCCCGCTATACAGAAGCAAGCTTGGTGCGCAAACTGGAGGAATTAGGCATTGGCCGTCCTTCTACTTATGCGCCTACGATCTCTACCGTTCAACAACGTGAGTATGTAGAAAAAGGAGATAAAACTGGTGAGGAACGTTCGTACAATGTAATTACCCTGAATAAAAATAAGATTACAGACGCCACCCGTACTGAGATCACCGGAGCAGAAAAAGCAAAACTGCTACCTACAGATACAGGTACAGTAGTGACTGACTTCCTGACGCAGTATTTCCCCAGCATTATGGATTATAACTTCACAGCCAACGTAGAAAAACAATTTGACGAGATTGCCGAGGGAGATACAAAATGGACGACTATCATGAAGACGTTCTATAAAACCTTCCATCCGTCTGTAGAAAGTACTCTCGCCGCCAAGAATGCACACAAAACAGGAGAACGCGTATTGGGAGATGATCCTGTTAGCGGCAAGCCTGTAAGCGTCAAAATCGGACGTTTTGGCCCTGTAGTACAAATTGGAAGTGCTGAAGATGAAGAAAAACCCCGCTTCTCTCCTTTAAAGAAAGGTCAATCCATCGAAACAATCACTTTAGAGGAAGCAATGGATCTGTTTAAGTTACCTCGTATCCTTGGTGAGCATGAAGGTAAAACGGTTACTGTCAATGCCGGACGTTTCGGACCGTACATCTACTACGGCGGGACTTATACTTCACTTCCCAAAGGCGTAGATCCGATGGAAATAGAATTGGGAGAGGCTTTGGAACTAATAAAAGAAAAAGCGGAAGCAGAAGCAAAGAAGCACCTCAAGAAGTTCGACGAAGAACCTGAGCTGGAAATCATGAACGGAAGATATGGCCCTTACATTGCTTATAAAGGCAGTAATTACAAAATCCCAAAGGATATCGTTCCGGAAGATTTAAACTTGGACGCCTGCATGGAAATCATCAAATTGCAGAGCGAGAAAGCTGCATCAGCTCCAGCTAAGCCGAAACGAGGGAAATATACCAAGAAGAAAGCATAA
- a CDS encoding TonB-dependent receptor, whose product MKKVQYIFGALALITIPNWVQAQTQAKDTTLSRTVVVEQEYNPDIIDASKVNVLPKVMPPTASKKTVEYDATLAPAGNIPATTMEAYTGAESQDKAKRGYARLGYGNYGNLDARANYLFILPNSDKLNLNFHMNGMDGKLDLPDPKDKWDARYYRTHAGMDYVHAFRKMDLNVAGNFGLSNFNFMPGSTNNKQKFLSGDVHFGIKSTSEELPLQFHAETNLMFYERQHDIQYQDAQEVMVRTKAGAMGTISEEQFVGVDLSMDNTFYKNNLFEDYTSVELNPYYLYQSEDWKIRLGAHVDFAFGFGKKFRVAPDVTAQYIFSDSYILYAQATGGRQANDFRRLEMVSPYGQSNIQLDATYEQLNAALGFKTSPVTGLWFNIYGGYQDLKNNLASAAIANYSGSYLQLLQGNMHNIYAGAEASYSYKDIISFTASGVYRDWKTAKTENNSGDQLLYYMPSFEANFKVDIRPVSSVLINLGYQHITREKIGNERVDPVGNLYLGGSYEVFEGISIYVRANNLLNKDYQYYWGYPTEGINFMGGVSFRF is encoded by the coding sequence ATGAAAAAGGTACAATATATATTCGGGGCATTGGCACTTATAACCATACCGAACTGGGTGCAAGCCCAAACGCAAGCTAAAGATACTACCCTGAGCCGCACGGTCGTGGTAGAACAAGAATATAATCCGGACATCATAGATGCTTCCAAAGTAAACGTACTGCCCAAGGTAATGCCGCCAACAGCCAGCAAAAAGACTGTGGAATATGATGCCACACTCGCACCTGCGGGAAATATCCCTGCAACTACCATGGAGGCGTATACAGGAGCTGAAAGCCAGGATAAAGCCAAACGCGGCTACGCCCGTCTGGGATATGGCAATTACGGCAACCTGGACGCTCGTGCCAATTATCTGTTCATCCTGCCTAACAGTGACAAACTGAACCTGAATTTCCACATGAACGGCATGGATGGCAAGTTAGATCTGCCTGATCCCAAGGATAAATGGGATGCACGTTATTACCGTACACATGCGGGCATGGATTATGTACATGCTTTCCGGAAAATGGACTTAAATGTAGCCGGAAACTTCGGGCTAAGCAACTTCAACTTCATGCCCGGCAGCACAAATAATAAGCAGAAATTCCTGTCGGGTGATGTACATTTCGGAATAAAATCAACCAGCGAAGAATTACCGCTTCAATTTCATGCCGAAACCAACCTGATGTTCTACGAACGCCAACACGATATACAATATCAGGACGCACAGGAAGTTATGGTACGGACAAAAGCCGGTGCAATGGGAACGATCTCTGAAGAGCAGTTTGTTGGAGTAGATCTCTCCATGGACAATACATTCTACAAGAACAATCTTTTTGAAGATTATACCTCTGTGGAATTAAATCCCTATTATCTGTATCAAAGCGAAGACTGGAAAATCCGTCTCGGCGCTCACGTGGATTTCGCATTCGGATTTGGCAAGAAATTCCGGGTAGCACCGGACGTGACAGCCCAATATATCTTCTCTGACAGTTATATTCTCTACGCCCAGGCTACAGGCGGACGACAGGCTAATGATTTCCGCAGGCTGGAAATGGTTTCACCTTATGGTCAGAGTAATATACAACTGGATGCCACCTACGAACAGCTGAATGCTGCCCTCGGCTTCAAGACCAGTCCAGTAACAGGTTTATGGTTTAATATTTATGGTGGATATCAGGATTTAAAGAATAATCTTGCTTCTGCCGCAATTGCGAACTATAGCGGTTCATACCTTCAATTGCTCCAAGGAAATATGCATAACATATATGCAGGCGCCGAAGCCAGCTACAGCTATAAGGATATTATTTCCTTCACCGCTTCGGGCGTTTACCGTGACTGGAAAACTGCTAAAACAGAAAATAACAGCGGAGACCAGCTACTCTATTACATGCCTTCTTTCGAAGCAAATTTCAAGGTAGACATTCGTCCGGTTTCTTCTGTCCTGATCAACCTCGGTTATCAGCACATCACTCGTGAGAAGATAGGCAACGAGCGTGTAGATCCGGTTGGAAATCTATACCTTGGCGGTAGCTACGAAGTCTTTGAAGGCATATCAATCTATGTGCGTGCAAACAATTTATTGAACAAAGACTACCAATATTATTGGGGATATCCCACAGAAGGTATCAATTTCATGGGTGGAGTGAGTTTTCGTTTTTAA
- a CDS encoding tetratricopeptide repeat protein yields MKNKLSRILCTALCCAPLLATAQTSENITSPQRLYQEGQSLFQQKAYAAAIPPLQAFVRQIDAEGKPLPVTGERMEAEYMLVCAAYELKDLKSLDKLQAYLDEYPDTPYANRIYALMASVYFFEGKYDEAMAMFNSARLDLLGNEERDDMTYRLATCYLKTGNVKEAAIWFETLRSTSKKYAADCTYYISYIRYTQQRYDEAMTGFLSLQDNAKYKALAPYYIAEIYLIKKNYDKAEIVAQNYLSAYPNNEYTAEMYRVLGDADYHFGKYHEAMEAFEKYLENNKEAAPRRDALYMLGLSYYNCGVYSKAANTLGEVTAENDALAQNAYLHMGLAYLQMSDKNKARMAFEQAAASNADMQVKEQAAYNYALCIHETSYSAFGESVTVFEKFLNEFPNSQYVDKVSSYLVEVYMNTRSYEAALKSIERITHPSTAILEAKQKILFHLGTQSFANAQFQEAIGYFNQSVALGQYNLQNKADAIYWRGEAYYRLNRMQEAASNFSEYLNLTPDRNTETYALAYYNLAYIAFHEKDYTLAQNRFLKFTQLEKGENPTALADAYNRIGDCYLHVRRFDEAKQYYTKAENMGTPAGDYSFYQLALVAGLQKDYDGKVALLNRMANKYPSSPYTVNALYEKGRSYVQTSNSRQAIAAFKELLDKYPESPVSRKAAAEIGLLYYQNDEYDRAIDAYKHVVTQYPGSEEARLAMRDLKSIYVDANRVDEFAALAAKMPGEIRFDASEQDSLTYIAAEKVYMKREIAPAKSSFTRYLQSFPNGAFSLNAHYYLCVIGKEQKDEAAVLEHAGKLLEYPDNPYSQEALIARAEILFNRKQFDQALNDYRQLKAKATTPERRQLAETGMLRSAALMQDDVETIAAATDLLAETKLTPELRNEALYFRAKAYLNQRADKKAMNDLQTLAKDTRTLYGAEAKYLVAQQLYKAGEYAAAEKEILNFIDQSTPHAYWLARSFVLLSDVYVAMDKKLDARQYLLSLQQNYHADDDIEQMINERLEKLK; encoded by the coding sequence ATGAAGAATAAACTCTCCCGAATACTATGCACGGCACTCTGCTGTGCACCTTTGCTCGCTACGGCACAGACCAGCGAGAATATCACTTCCCCTCAACGACTTTACCAGGAAGGACAGTCACTGTTCCAACAAAAAGCGTATGCAGCTGCCATCCCACCGTTGCAAGCATTCGTACGCCAGATAGATGCAGAAGGCAAGCCCCTGCCTGTCACAGGCGAACGGATGGAAGCCGAGTATATGCTGGTATGTGCTGCCTACGAACTAAAAGACCTTAAAAGTTTAGACAAATTGCAGGCCTATCTGGATGAATATCCCGATACCCCCTATGCCAATCGCATTTATGCACTTATGGCATCCGTATATTTCTTCGAAGGAAAATATGATGAAGCCATGGCTATGTTCAATTCTGCCCGTCTCGATCTGTTGGGAAATGAAGAACGCGACGATATGACGTACCGTCTGGCAACCTGTTATTTGAAAACAGGTAATGTGAAAGAAGCTGCCATATGGTTCGAAACTCTCCGTAGCACCAGTAAAAAGTATGCAGCCGATTGCACATACTACATTTCTTATATCCGCTACACCCAGCAACGTTATGACGAAGCAATGACCGGTTTCCTGTCTTTACAGGATAACGCCAAATACAAAGCGCTTGCACCTTATTATATTGCAGAGATTTACCTGATTAAAAAGAATTATGATAAAGCGGAAATAGTAGCGCAGAATTATCTGTCCGCCTACCCGAATAATGAATATACAGCTGAAATGTACCGCGTTCTCGGTGATGCCGACTATCACTTCGGAAAGTATCACGAAGCCATGGAGGCATTTGAAAAGTATCTGGAAAACAATAAAGAGGCTGCCCCCCGTCGGGATGCACTCTATATGCTGGGACTTTCGTACTACAACTGCGGTGTATACTCCAAAGCGGCCAATACCCTCGGTGAAGTAACCGCTGAAAATGACGCATTGGCACAAAATGCCTATCTGCACATGGGGTTGGCTTATCTGCAAATGTCAGATAAGAACAAGGCACGCATGGCATTTGAGCAAGCTGCTGCCTCCAATGCAGATATGCAAGTCAAAGAGCAGGCTGCTTACAATTACGCCCTTTGTATTCACGAAACCTCCTATTCCGCTTTCGGTGAATCTGTTACTGTTTTCGAGAAATTCCTTAATGAATTCCCGAACTCCCAATATGTAGACAAAGTCAGCAGTTATCTGGTAGAGGTATACATGAATACCCGCAGTTACGAAGCCGCCTTGAAATCCATCGAACGAATCACTCACCCGAGCACTGCAATTCTGGAGGCGAAACAGAAAATCTTGTTCCATCTCGGTACACAGTCTTTTGCCAATGCACAATTCCAGGAAGCTATCGGTTACTTTAACCAATCTGTAGCCTTGGGACAATATAATCTGCAAAACAAGGCGGATGCTATTTATTGGAGAGGAGAAGCTTATTATCGTCTGAACCGGATGCAGGAAGCAGCAAGTAACTTCAGTGAATATCTGAATCTTACTCCGGACAGAAATACAGAAACTTATGCACTGGCATACTATAATCTGGCCTACATAGCTTTTCATGAGAAAGATTACACACTTGCCCAGAACCGTTTCCTGAAATTCACGCAACTGGAAAAAGGAGAAAATCCCACTGCACTCGCAGATGCTTACAATCGCATAGGTGACTGTTATCTGCACGTACGCCGTTTCGATGAAGCCAAGCAGTATTATACCAAAGCAGAAAACATGGGAACTCCTGCAGGTGATTATTCTTTCTATCAGCTGGCTTTGGTTGCCGGCTTGCAAAAAGATTATGATGGTAAGGTTGCATTGCTCAACCGCATGGCAAACAAATATCCGTCTTCACCCTATACCGTAAATGCTCTTTACGAAAAAGGCCGTTCGTATGTACAGACAAGCAACAGTCGCCAGGCTATCGCAGCATTTAAAGAATTGCTGGATAAATATCCCGAAAGCCCGGTCAGCCGTAAAGCCGCTGCTGAAATCGGCCTGCTTTATTACCAAAACGATGAATATGATCGCGCGATAGATGCTTACAAGCATGTAGTAACCCAGTATCCGGGTAGTGAAGAAGCACGTCTCGCCATGCGTGACCTGAAATCGATCTATGTAGACGCTAACCGCGTAGATGAATTTGCCGCCCTGGCAGCCAAGATGCCGGGAGAAATCCGCTTTGATGCCAGTGAGCAGGATTCTCTGACTTATATCGCCGCAGAAAAGGTATATATGAAGAGAGAGATCGCTCCTGCCAAATCAAGCTTTACCCGTTACCTGCAAAGCTTCCCCAACGGTGCATTCAGTCTGAACGCCCATTACTATCTTTGTGTGATTGGCAAAGAACAGAAGGATGAAGCCGCCGTATTGGAACATGCCGGCAAACTGCTGGAATATCCAGATAATCCTTATTCACAGGAAGCACTCATTGCACGTGCGGAAATCCTGTTCAACCGTAAGCAGTTTGACCAGGCATTGAATGACTACAGACAGTTGAAAGCAAAAGCTACCACTCCCGAACGCCGACAGCTTGCAGAAACAGGAATGCTGCGCAGTGCCGCCCTGATGCAGGATGACGTGGAAACAATCGCTGCTGCCACCGACCTGCTTGCCGAAACCAAATTGACACCGGAGCTACGCAACGAAGCCCTGTATTTCCGTGCCAAGGCTTATCTGAACCAACGCGCCGACAAGAAAGCCATGAACGACCTTCAGACACTGGCTAAGGATACACGCACACTTTATGGGGCCGAAGCCAAATATCTGGTTGCTCAACAACTGTATAAGGCAGGTGAATACGCTGCTGCTGAAAAGGAAATACTCAACTTCATTGATCAGAGCACACCACACGCTTACTGGCTGGCAAGAAGTTTCGTTCTGCTGTCGGATGTATATGTAGCAATGGATAAAAAACTGGATGCACGCCAATACTTGCTGAGCCTGCAACAGAATTACCATGCCGACGATGACATCGAACAGATGATTAATGAAAGATTAGAAAAACTGAAGTAA
- a CDS encoding NUDIX domain-containing protein, protein MEHPLSQFKYCPKCGSAHFDINNEKSKRCADCGFVYYFNPSAATVALIMNERNELLVCRRAKDPAKGTLDLPGGFIDMAETGEEGVTREVKEETGMKVEKAEYLFSLPNIYVYSDFTVHTLDQFFRCSVTDTLHYKAMDDAADVFFLPLKDIHTEDFGLGSIRKGLEIFLKEKEK, encoded by the coding sequence ATGGAACATCCCCTATCCCAATTCAAATACTGCCCCAAGTGTGGCTCCGCACATTTTGATATCAACAATGAAAAGTCCAAACGCTGTGCCGACTGTGGATTCGTCTATTATTTCAACCCATCCGCTGCCACCGTGGCACTGATAATGAATGAACGGAACGAACTGTTGGTATGCCGCCGTGCCAAAGACCCCGCCAAAGGAACACTGGATTTGCCTGGTGGTTTCATCGACATGGCGGAAACCGGAGAAGAAGGAGTTACGCGTGAAGTAAAAGAAGAGACAGGAATGAAAGTGGAAAAGGCGGAATATCTCTTTTCCTTGCCTAATATATATGTGTATTCCGATTTTACTGTCCACACACTGGATCAGTTTTTCCGGTGCTCAGTCACCGATACATTGCATTACAAAGCCATGGATGACGCGGCAGATGTTTTTTTCCTGCCGCTAAAAGATATACATACAGAAGATTTCGGACTAGGTTCAATCCGGAAAGGATTAGAAATATTCCTGAAAGAAAAGGAAAAATGA